From a single Deltaproteobacteria bacterium IMCC39524 genomic region:
- the hemA gene encoding glutamyl-tRNA reductase codes for MHIVIIGLSHKTAPVEIREKLAFAPTAMERPLRQMLELSTITEGLIISTCNRVELCAVTKEPDAAIAELRRFLAEYHEVSPEEINENLFDYQGEEAIRHLFRVSSSLDSMVLGEPQILGQIKTAYGYAAEFKTAGLILNRFLHKAFSVAKRVRTETAIASNAVSVSFAAVELARKIFDRLDNKGVMIIGAGEMCELAARHFVANGISKVLVTNRTFERAEKMAAEFDGKAVPFDSFVDHLAEVDIIMTSTGAPNFILGKRQMEEVLKRRKNRPMFLIDIAVPRDIDPKVNDISNTYLYDVDDLQGVVQANLKERQKEAGKAEAIVEQEIGQFHLWLGNLEVKPTVIALRRKLDEIRQQELEKTFGNLKDLTGKQRKSIEAMAGAIINKILHKPTAILKNSQNDMSGEDYVDAIRTLFDLPAPSDDDQEIKPLDDPDQA; via the coding sequence ATGCATATCGTCATAATCGGCCTGAGCCATAAAACAGCGCCGGTAGAAATTCGAGAGAAACTCGCCTTTGCGCCGACAGCCATGGAACGGCCGTTGCGACAGATGCTCGAGCTGTCCACCATCACCGAAGGGCTGATCATCTCGACCTGCAACCGGGTTGAACTCTGTGCCGTCACCAAGGAACCGGATGCTGCGATCGCCGAGTTACGTCGTTTCCTGGCGGAATACCACGAAGTCTCCCCGGAAGAGATCAACGAGAACCTTTTCGACTACCAGGGAGAGGAAGCGATCCGCCACCTCTTCCGCGTCTCCTCCAGCCTCGACTCGATGGTTCTGGGTGAGCCGCAGATTCTTGGTCAGATCAAGACCGCCTACGGCTATGCCGCCGAGTTCAAAACCGCCGGGCTCATCCTCAACCGTTTCCTGCACAAAGCCTTCTCTGTCGCCAAGCGGGTTCGCACCGAAACCGCGATCGCCAGCAACGCTGTCTCAGTCTCTTTTGCGGCCGTAGAACTGGCGCGCAAAATCTTTGATCGCCTCGACAACAAGGGCGTCATGATCATCGGCGCCGGAGAAATGTGTGAACTTGCGGCCCGCCATTTTGTCGCCAACGGCATCTCAAAAGTTCTGGTCACCAACCGGACCTTTGAAAGAGCGGAAAAGATGGCGGCCGAGTTTGACGGCAAGGCCGTCCCGTTTGACAGCTTTGTCGATCATCTTGCCGAAGTCGACATCATCATGACTTCGACCGGCGCGCCGAACTTCATCCTCGGCAAGCGCCAGATGGAAGAAGTCCTTAAGCGTCGCAAGAACCGCCCGATGTTTCTGATCGACATCGCCGTACCGCGCGATATCGATCCTAAGGTCAACGACATAAGCAACACCTATCTTTACGATGTCGACGACCTCCAGGGAGTCGTTCAGGCCAACCTCAAGGAGCGCCAGAAAGAAGCCGGCAAGGCTGAAGCGATCGTTGAGCAGGAGATTGGCCAGTTCCACCTATGGCTGGGCAACCTCGAAGTCAAACCCACAGTCATTGCTCTGCGTCGCAAGCTTGACGAGATTCGCCAGCAGGAGCTGGAAAAAACTTTCGGCAATCTCAAGGATCTCACAGGCAAGCAGCGCAAGAGCATCGAAGCGATGGCCGGAGCAATCATCAACAAGATCCTGCACAAACCGACAGCGATCCTGAAGAATTCGCAGAATGATATGAGCGGTGAAGACTATGTCGACGCCATACGCACGCTTTTCGATCTCCCCGCACCCTCAGACGATGATCAAGAAATCAAACCCCTGGACGATCCTGACCAGGCATAA
- the hemC gene encoding hydroxymethylbilane synthase produces MAKQQMRIGTRASALALWQAEWVKSELEKRYPEMEVSLTKIKTQGDKILDVPLAMVGGKGLFVKEIEEAMLRGEIDIAVHSMKDVPTIFPEGLALRCITEREDCRDIVILRPGVKTWRDLPQGARIGTSALRRKAQLLHIRPDLQMVDIRGNVQTRIKKLTDENLDAIILAAAGMHRLGYTKQIGEYLSVDVSIPAIGQGALGIESRIDDDKTNALIDFFNHAETDWAVRAERSFLKTLEGGCQVPIACHGTVEGEALTLTGFVADCEGVQCLKKTISGSVNDAEKMGVSLGEDLLIQGAGKILNEVYQHETFNVDKEDV; encoded by the coding sequence ATGGCTAAACAGCAAATGCGCATTGGCACTCGCGCCAGCGCCCTGGCACTCTGGCAGGCAGAGTGGGTAAAATCCGAGTTGGAAAAACGTTACCCCGAGATGGAAGTCTCCCTGACCAAGATTAAAACCCAGGGCGACAAGATCCTCGATGTTCCCCTGGCCATGGTCGGCGGCAAAGGCCTCTTCGTCAAGGAGATTGAAGAAGCGATGCTGCGTGGCGAGATCGACATCGCCGTGCATTCAATGAAAGACGTACCGACCATCTTTCCTGAAGGACTGGCCCTGCGCTGCATCACCGAGCGTGAAGACTGTCGCGACATCGTCATTCTGCGCCCCGGCGTAAAAACCTGGAGAGACCTTCCTCAGGGTGCCCGTATCGGCACCAGCGCCCTGCGCCGCAAGGCGCAACTGCTGCACATTCGCCCCGACCTGCAGATGGTCGATATCCGCGGCAATGTTCAGACCCGCATCAAAAAGCTGACCGATGAGAACCTCGACGCCATCATTCTGGCTGCAGCAGGCATGCACCGTCTCGGCTATACCAAGCAAATCGGTGAGTACCTCTCGGTCGATGTTTCGATCCCTGCCATCGGCCAGGGAGCCCTCGGCATTGAGAGCCGGATTGACGATGACAAGACCAACGCGCTGATCGATTTCTTCAATCACGCCGAAACCGACTGGGCTGTCCGCGCCGAACGTTCGTTCCTCAAAACACTTGAAGGTGGTTGCCAGGTACCGATCGCCTGTCACGGCACAGTAGAAGGTGAAGCCCTCACCCTGACCGGTTTCGTTGCCGATTGTGAAGGTGTGCAATGCCTGAAGAAAACCATCTCCGGCTCCGTCAACGATGCTGAGAAAATGGGCGTCTCACTCGGCGAAGACCTGCTCATCCAGGGTGCCGGCAAGATTCTCAACGAGGTCTACCAGCACGAGACTTTCAATGTTGACAAAGAGGACGTCTGA
- a CDS encoding uroporphyrinogen-III synthase: protein MLTKRTSEKTSPSGKKVLVTRAGDQATALTAALAEIGVNPVVVPTIEIIPPASFVELDQAIADLDQVDYLILTSVNAVNAFFDRLVAQGRNPQTLSAIQTVAVGPKSAEALVEHGVTADLIPQDYRAEGVVALLKDRVSGKRLLYPKAALARDLIPTELTAAGAKVIAPVAYASAPPVDATQKLQQALAEGLDLLTFTASSTVQNFVDLLDDQDLVLAKRIPVASIGPLTSATARELGFNVIIEPDNSTLETLVTAIRTYFSGT from the coding sequence ATGTTGACAAAGAGGACGTCTGAAAAGACCTCCCCATCAGGGAAAAAAGTTCTGGTCACCCGCGCGGGTGACCAGGCGACAGCCCTGACGGCGGCGCTGGCTGAGATCGGTGTCAATCCCGTTGTGGTCCCGACCATAGAGATCATTCCGCCCGCCTCGTTTGTTGAGCTCGACCAGGCCATCGCTGATCTCGATCAGGTTGACTACCTGATCCTGACCTCGGTCAACGCAGTCAACGCGTTCTTTGACCGTCTTGTCGCGCAAGGTCGCAACCCTCAAACCTTGTCTGCCATACAGACGGTGGCCGTCGGACCCAAGAGCGCTGAAGCCCTTGTCGAGCACGGCGTCACCGCAGACCTGATTCCACAGGATTACCGTGCAGAAGGGGTGGTCGCGCTCCTCAAGGATCGTGTTTCAGGAAAAAGACTGCTCTATCCGAAGGCCGCTCTTGCCCGAGATCTGATTCCGACCGAACTGACCGCGGCCGGCGCCAAGGTCATCGCACCTGTAGCCTATGCCAGCGCGCCACCGGTCGATGCCACCCAAAAGCTGCAGCAAGCACTCGCCGAGGGTCTGGACCTGCTAACATTTACCGCTTCTTCAACGGTGCAGAACTTTGTTGACCTGCTTGATGATCAAGACCTGGTTCTCGCAAAAAGGATCCCGGTCGCATCAATCGGACCCTTGACCAGCGCAACAGCCAGAGAGCTGGGTTTTAATGTTATTATTGAACCTGACAACTCGACGTTAGAAACGTTGGTCACTGCAATCAGAACATACTTTTCCGGAACGTGA
- the hemB gene encoding porphobilinogen synthase produces the protein MFFPEFRARRLRRNDAMRRMVRETFLRPEDMIYPMFSAFGKDIKKEIVSMPGIYQQSIEHIVTEAKEVYELGIPAVILFGIPETKDALGQDAYSDTGIIQETIKAIKAAVPKLLVITDVCMCEYTDHGHCGVIRDGDVDNDETLKLLAAEALSHARAGADIVAPSDMMDGRVAAIREVLDANGFTDIPIMSYAVKYASAYYGPFRDAAESTPQFGDRRSYQMDPANRIEAFREAELDIQECADFLMVKPALAYLDILRDLKERYNLPLVAYNVSGEYSMIKAAAAKDWIDGDRVMMETLVGMKRAGADLIITYHAKEAASLLKG, from the coding sequence ATGTTTTTCCCCGAATTTCGTGCCCGTCGACTACGCCGCAACGACGCCATGCGCCGCATGGTCCGTGAGACATTTCTGCGCCCCGAAGACATGATTTACCCGATGTTCTCAGCGTTTGGCAAAGATATCAAAAAAGAGATCGTCTCGATGCCCGGCATCTACCAGCAGTCGATCGAGCATATCGTAACCGAGGCCAAAGAGGTCTATGAGCTCGGCATCCCGGCGGTTATCCTTTTCGGTATCCCTGAGACGAAAGACGCCCTCGGCCAGGACGCCTATTCCGACACCGGGATTATCCAGGAGACCATCAAAGCGATCAAGGCGGCAGTGCCCAAATTGCTGGTGATTACCGATGTCTGCATGTGCGAGTACACCGACCACGGCCACTGTGGCGTGATCAGGGATGGCGATGTCGACAACGACGAGACTCTCAAGCTGCTCGCTGCAGAAGCGCTCTCCCATGCCCGCGCTGGAGCCGATATCGTTGCACCATCCGACATGATGGACGGCCGCGTTGCCGCAATTCGCGAGGTTCTCGACGCCAACGGCTTCACAGATATCCCGATCATGAGCTACGCCGTCAAGTACGCCAGCGCCTACTACGGGCCTTTCCGCGATGCAGCGGAATCGACACCGCAGTTCGGCGACCGCCGCAGCTACCAGATGGATCCGGCCAACCGCATCGAGGCTTTCCGCGAAGCAGAACTCGATATCCAGGAATGCGCCGATTTTCTCATGGTCAAGCCGGCACTCGCCTATCTCGACATTCTGCGCGACCTTAAAGAACGCTACAACCTGCCTCTGGTCGCCTACAATGTTTCCGGGGAATACTCGATGATCAAGGCCGCCGCTGCAAAAGACTGGATCGACGGCGATCGCGTGATGATGGAAACCCTGGTCGGCATGAAACGCGCCGGTGCCGATCTGATCATCACCTATCACGCCAAGGAGGCCGCCAGCCTTTTGAAGGGCTGA
- a CDS encoding pitrilysin family protein, whose amino-acid sequence MTEYSCDTLDNGLRVISVPMPHHHSTEVMIYIGVGSRHESTRTAGASHFLEHMLFKGTEEFPTGLALERAFEAVGGSANAATDCETTCFHSRVHPDHFPEGIALFASMMQRPLFNDIEMERRVILEEAMGDLNETGRQINSDNIVASLLFPKHPLGMPPVGNRPAIERLSLRQLKQHHATYYTPQNAVLAIAGPVEHAKVVSAAKEHFGQWQGAAAPSPKAWTDFSGKDKTLRWVRDAGSQVNLQLAFLLPGRDSEHAVNLRVLRRLLGWGGMSRLMLRLREELGLTYAVDAALALYADAGTLSIDLAVSADNLGKATTAILEIVTELYNSEVGDDELEHILNCYRCDLDYSRDQVDEMALRYSWGELTGSHRTIANDLAGIETVTATGLRQTAKELLSPHNLRGAIVGPYRTGDRKEVEQIIAKWKLTAVD is encoded by the coding sequence ATGACTGAGTACTCATGCGACACTCTCGATAACGGCCTGCGCGTCATCAGCGTACCTATGCCACATCACCACAGCACCGAGGTGATGATCTACATCGGCGTCGGCAGCCGTCACGAATCGACCAGAACTGCTGGAGCGTCGCATTTCCTCGAGCACATGCTTTTTAAAGGCACTGAGGAATTTCCCACCGGGCTGGCACTGGAACGTGCCTTCGAAGCCGTCGGCGGCTCGGCCAACGCCGCCACTGATTGTGAAACAACCTGCTTCCATTCCCGCGTCCACCCCGACCACTTTCCCGAAGGGATCGCCCTTTTTGCATCAATGATGCAGCGCCCTCTCTTCAACGACATCGAAATGGAACGCCGGGTTATCCTCGAGGAGGCCATGGGTGACCTCAATGAAACCGGGCGCCAGATCAACTCGGACAACATCGTCGCAAGCCTGCTCTTCCCGAAACACCCTCTGGGCATGCCGCCGGTCGGTAACCGACCGGCGATCGAGCGCCTCTCCCTGCGACAGCTGAAACAGCACCACGCCACCTACTACACGCCGCAGAACGCTGTCCTGGCGATTGCCGGGCCGGTCGAACACGCCAAAGTTGTTTCAGCTGCCAAAGAACATTTTGGCCAGTGGCAGGGCGCTGCAGCTCCTTCGCCAAAGGCATGGACCGATTTCTCAGGGAAAGATAAAACCCTGCGCTGGGTTCGTGACGCCGGCTCCCAGGTCAATCTGCAATTAGCCTTTTTGCTGCCGGGGCGCGACAGTGAACATGCAGTAAACTTGCGCGTACTGCGACGCCTACTCGGCTGGGGAGGAATGAGCCGTCTGATGCTCCGCCTGCGCGAAGAACTGGGCCTAACCTACGCTGTTGACGCCGCACTCGCCCTCTACGCTGACGCCGGAACCCTGTCGATTGACCTGGCCGTCTCGGCTGACAACCTTGGCAAAGCGACCACCGCAATTCTGGAGATCGTTACCGAACTGTACAACAGTGAAGTGGGCGACGACGAACTCGAGCATATCCTCAACTGCTATCGCTGTGACCTTGATTATTCCCGCGACCAGGTCGACGAAATGGCTCTACGCTACTCTTGGGGAGAACTCACAGGCAGTCACCGCACCATCGCCAACGATCTCGCCGGGATCGAAACAGTTACAGCGACAGGGTTGCGGCAGACAGCAAAAGAGCTTCTTAGCCCACACAATCTACGTGGCGCCATTGTCGGGCCTTATCGCACCGGAGACCGTAAAGAAGTAGAACAAATTATTGCAAAATGGAAACTGACGGCTGTCGACTAG
- a CDS encoding response regulator translates to MKKKILVVDDSPFMLKVIGDMLTNLSYEVTTVESGRLACQKAESTRFDMIISDMNMPVMDGIEFTRQIKKYPSCKFVPVVMLSSEQDEDKISEARKVGISTFLSKPLNEKQLKTILQITLNKRRAPRMPFRLEVSYGQDKVLSDYKVSFTFNVSVGGLFLETKNPLPLGEALKLKLELPENNCVVHCEGCVAWVNSSISPIRGDHPAGMGIEFLCIEEERLLQDFFQGCNKKR, encoded by the coding sequence ATGAAAAAAAAGATTCTTGTTGTAGATGATTCTCCTTTTATGCTGAAAGTAATTGGAGACATGTTGACGAACCTCAGTTATGAAGTCACCACGGTTGAGAGTGGACGGTTAGCTTGTCAAAAGGCCGAATCTACACGGTTTGACATGATTATTTCGGACATGAACATGCCCGTCATGGATGGAATAGAATTTACGAGGCAGATAAAAAAGTACCCAAGCTGTAAATTTGTTCCTGTGGTAATGCTTTCAAGTGAGCAAGATGAGGATAAGATTTCAGAGGCCAGAAAAGTCGGTATTTCAACGTTTCTCAGCAAACCTCTCAACGAAAAACAACTCAAAACAATACTGCAAATTACCCTCAATAAGCGTAGAGCTCCTCGAATGCCTTTTAGGCTTGAAGTTTCTTACGGCCAGGACAAAGTTCTTTCTGATTATAAGGTGAGTTTTACCTTTAATGTGAGTGTAGGGGGACTGTTTCTGGAGACTAAGAACCCTTTGCCTCTAGGTGAGGCCTTGAAGCTCAAGTTAGAGCTCCCTGAGAACAACTGTGTTGTCCATTGCGAGGGCTGTGTTGCTTGGGTAAACTCTTCGATCTCCCCAATCAGAGGTGATCACCCCGCAGGCATGGGTATAGAATTCCTTTGCATCGAAGAGGAGCGTCTTTTGCAAGATTTTTTTCAGGGGTGTAACAAGAAACGTTAA
- a CDS encoding PEGA domain-containing protein, protein MNRLIEIIGREETLKFDETSLPLLIGMDATAHVRLDGNGGIVAYIAESRNHLFLQPADTTAPSSFFHNDEPVTGSVWLKAGDTTRIGDTLISWHLSGQRVEIHLSKTSAQMLRPPVEPPEESGVEELILPVVEAPKTNGHRLRNLVVMLFLLLLTGAAFVLLANPLSVMVTPVPDNLSVSGFPPPLKSGDSYLGISGRYTLHAEKKGYLPLEETIEITDRGSHYSFTMEKLPGLLDLTSNPSGATVLVDGLARGETPLQSVEMPAGSLSIGFEHERYLSHEATIEIEGFGAKQALHVELKPAWAMVTLRTEPEDATLCVDGEELGTTPLELELIAGSRELVFSKENFSPLEVELDVVAGEDMTPAVYQLEPAPAKLAVASVPTGATATIDGDYKGLAPLSIELSPGDKHVLRLTLPGYQPANRKVLLEPEEERELNIKLEPEYGTIFITGDPADAILYIDGKKQTLSSGRFRLTTKPHTVEMKAKGYNSASKTVTPQAAYSQRIEIKLQSKQAAITPGNVTALKTVKTTGLGQKLILIKPKPFIMGASRKEAGRRANESEHKVAMQRHFYLSSHEVTNAEYKLFRAQHSSGMSGNRSLDIDSHPVANVAWEDAARFMNWLSKKDGLPAFYREENGTMVVVDPAGLGYRLPSEAEWAFAARIAGQKERARYPWVGKYPPKTKAGNFADESARHLLPMVIEGYNDGFAASAPTASFSANPVGIHDLGGNVAEWCHDYYSVFNGNAEKNAVDPMGPTSGAHRVVRGSSWRDASITELRFSYRRYSREAANDIGFRIARYTK, encoded by the coding sequence TTGAACCGTCTGATCGAAATAATCGGCAGAGAAGAGACTCTCAAATTTGATGAGACCAGCCTGCCTCTGCTCATCGGTATGGACGCCACCGCCCATGTTCGTCTGGATGGCAACGGGGGCATCGTCGCTTATATTGCGGAGTCCCGTAACCATCTCTTTCTGCAGCCTGCGGACACCACCGCACCGAGTTCTTTTTTTCATAATGATGAACCGGTGACCGGTTCGGTCTGGCTGAAAGCTGGCGATACGACCCGCATCGGGGATACCCTCATCTCCTGGCATCTTTCAGGACAGCGTGTAGAGATCCATCTCTCCAAAACCTCGGCCCAGATGCTGCGCCCCCCTGTTGAGCCCCCGGAGGAAAGCGGCGTTGAAGAACTGATCCTGCCGGTTGTCGAGGCGCCAAAAACCAATGGACACAGGCTTCGGAACCTGGTCGTTATGCTCTTCCTGCTCCTTTTAACCGGAGCGGCCTTTGTGCTGCTGGCCAACCCCCTCTCTGTCATGGTCACACCCGTTCCGGACAACCTCTCGGTGTCCGGCTTTCCACCACCACTGAAATCCGGCGACAGCTACCTGGGGATTTCCGGTCGTTACACCCTCCATGCCGAGAAGAAGGGCTACCTCCCCTTAGAAGAGACCATTGAAATTACTGACCGCGGCAGTCACTACAGCTTCACCATGGAGAAGCTGCCGGGTCTGCTTGACCTGACCAGCAACCCCTCTGGAGCCACCGTACTGGTCGATGGCCTTGCGAGGGGAGAAACCCCTCTCCAGAGTGTGGAGATGCCTGCTGGTAGCCTTAGCATAGGCTTCGAGCATGAACGCTACCTGTCACACGAAGCAACGATCGAAATCGAAGGTTTTGGTGCGAAACAGGCACTGCACGTCGAACTCAAACCGGCCTGGGCCATGGTCACTCTTCGCACAGAACCGGAGGACGCAACCCTGTGTGTCGACGGCGAGGAGCTTGGCACAACGCCGCTGGAGTTGGAGTTGATCGCCGGCAGTCGCGAGCTGGTCTTCAGCAAGGAGAACTTCTCTCCTCTCGAAGTCGAGCTAGACGTTGTCGCGGGGGAGGACATGACGCCCGCTGTTTACCAGCTTGAACCGGCGCCGGCCAAGCTTGCCGTCGCGTCGGTTCCGACCGGGGCCACGGCCACTATCGACGGTGACTACAAAGGGCTGGCGCCTCTTTCCATTGAGCTATCGCCAGGAGACAAACACGTCCTCCGCCTGACCTTGCCCGGCTATCAGCCGGCAAACCGCAAGGTGCTATTGGAACCAGAAGAGGAGCGTGAGCTCAATATCAAGCTCGAGCCGGAGTACGGCACGATCTTCATCACCGGAGATCCGGCAGATGCCATCCTCTATATCGACGGCAAGAAGCAAACTTTGTCCAGCGGTCGCTTCCGACTGACCACCAAACCTCACACTGTCGAAATGAAGGCGAAAGGTTACAACAGCGCAAGCAAGACCGTGACGCCACAGGCCGCTTACAGTCAACGCATCGAGATAAAGCTGCAAAGCAAACAGGCAGCGATCACGCCTGGAAACGTGACCGCCCTCAAAACGGTCAAAACAACGGGCCTCGGCCAGAAGCTGATCCTCATCAAACCAAAGCCTTTCATCATGGGAGCCTCCAGGAAAGAAGCGGGGCGTCGTGCCAACGAAAGTGAGCATAAAGTCGCCATGCAGCGGCACTTCTATCTCTCGTCTCACGAGGTGACAAACGCCGAATACAAACTCTTCCGGGCGCAGCATTCTTCCGGCATGTCCGGTAACCGCTCTCTCGACATAGATTCACATCCTGTCGCAAACGTTGCCTGGGAGGACGCCGCAAGATTCATGAACTGGCTCAGCAAAAAAGACGGACTGCCAGCCTTCTACCGTGAAGAGAATGGCACCATGGTTGTCGTCGATCCGGCAGGCTTGGGCTACCGCCTGCCCAGTGAAGCAGAATGGGCCTTCGCTGCCAGGATAGCTGGCCAGAAAGAACGGGCGCGCTACCCCTGGGTCGGCAAATATCCGCCGAAGACCAAAGCAGGCAACTTTGCCGATGAATCAGCGCGCCACCTGCTGCCCATGGTCATCGAGGGCTATAACGATGGCTTCGCAGCGAGTGCGCCGACCGCGTCTTTCTCTGCAAACCCGGTAGGCATTCATGACCTCGGCGGCAATGTGGCGGAGTGGTGTCACGATTACTACTCCGTTTTCAATGGCAATGCGGAAAAGAACGCTGTCGATCCGATGGGCCCGACAAGCGGCGCACATCGCGTGGTCCGGGGTTCAAGTTGGCGTGACGCCAGCATCACCGAACTGCGCTTCAGTTATCGCCGCTACAGCAGGGAAGCCGCCAATGACATTGGTTTCCGGATAGCGAGGTATACAAAATGA
- a CDS encoding MotA/TolQ/ExbB proton channel family protein yields MRGKNFPTEMIYQVFSLLLVFIIVHGAYVSLIRPKAESFLSMQQARMVEQPDAVQEQSFYVVIRDFEQEACLVLFFWAMAILIYKGVAIWRQQGQLDEDLLQLPGNMPIGPEDTRELMGRLQELPSTSRDLLLPTALINSVQRFAATRNIQDAATSVRETCETHGDRLDSELSTIRYIAWAIPSVGFIGTVRGIGAALSQAHRAVEGDITGVTQNLGVAFNSTFIALVLSIVMMFFIHQLQHRQERLIHDAGAYCQRNLINKLRIKPAP; encoded by the coding sequence ATGCGCGGAAAAAATTTCCCAACCGAGATGATCTACCAGGTTTTTAGCCTGCTCTTGGTCTTTATCATCGTTCATGGAGCCTATGTCTCCCTGATCCGGCCCAAAGCAGAATCATTCCTGAGCATGCAACAGGCCCGAATGGTAGAACAGCCCGACGCCGTTCAGGAACAAAGCTTCTACGTGGTCATCCGTGACTTTGAGCAGGAAGCCTGCCTGGTCCTCTTCTTCTGGGCCATGGCAATCCTCATCTACAAGGGCGTCGCAATCTGGCGTCAGCAGGGCCAGCTGGATGAAGACCTGCTGCAACTGCCCGGCAACATGCCGATCGGCCCGGAAGATACACGGGAGTTGATGGGGCGATTACAGGAACTGCCGAGCACGAGCCGTGATTTATTGCTACCGACAGCTTTAATAAATTCGGTGCAGCGGTTCGCCGCAACCCGCAACATCCAGGATGCAGCCACCTCGGTCCGTGAAACCTGCGAGACCCACGGCGACCGTCTCGATTCCGAGCTCTCCACCATTCGCTATATCGCCTGGGCCATTCCCTCGGTGGGCTTTATCGGCACCGTGCGCGGTATCGGCGCAGCGCTCTCCCAGGCCCATCGTGCCGTCGAGGGAGATATCACCGGCGTCACCCAGAACCTCGGTGTCGCCTTCAACTCCACCTTTATCGCCCTGGTCTTGAGCATTGTGATGATGTTCTTTATTCATCAACTCCAGCACCGCCAGGAGCGCTTGATCCACGATGCCGGCGCCTACTGCCAGCGCAACCTGATCAACAAACTGCGGATCAAACCCGCACCCTGA
- a CDS encoding VWA domain-containing protein — translation MPPRRRSSSQFNLAFLDVMCCGFGAVVLLVMLLNGDMLATRKEIVSDLRSEVTRIEREVKVGKEHLVSLQNSMVQTEEEIVRTEGLSRQVISNLEQTKLELATMSGNSQAAKKHINALQSDLLNLDAESRRIGAEQQTELARGAQVREFIGQGDRQYLTGLRLGGKRVLLLVDASASMLDETIVNIIVRRNLDDRSKKSAPKWKRTIRTAEWLTANLPADSSLQLYTFNTESSPTVADLKNKWVKTSDNKNIKRMLAALKQTTPQGGTSLYNAFAAAARMKPRPDNILLLTDGLPTQGEKKSSKNTISGDERLKLFHQATGVLPRAVPINTILFPMEGDPMAAVSFWKLAIETGGSFLTPTRDWP, via the coding sequence GTGCCCCCTCGTCGACGCAGCAGTTCACAATTCAACCTGGCATTCCTCGATGTCATGTGTTGTGGTTTTGGCGCAGTCGTGCTGTTGGTCATGCTGTTGAACGGTGACATGCTGGCCACCCGTAAGGAGATCGTCAGCGATCTGCGCAGCGAGGTCACGCGTATCGAACGTGAAGTCAAGGTTGGCAAAGAGCACCTGGTCAGCCTGCAAAACAGTATGGTCCAGACCGAAGAGGAAATCGTTCGGACAGAGGGTCTTTCCCGCCAGGTGATCAGCAATCTGGAACAGACCAAACTCGAACTGGCCACGATGAGCGGCAACAGCCAGGCGGCAAAAAAACATATCAACGCCCTGCAATCAGACCTCCTCAACCTGGACGCAGAGAGTCGACGAATCGGAGCGGAGCAACAAACAGAGCTTGCCCGTGGTGCCCAGGTTCGCGAGTTTATCGGCCAGGGAGACCGCCAGTATCTCACCGGTCTGCGGCTCGGCGGCAAAAGAGTTTTGCTGCTGGTTGACGCCTCGGCCAGCATGCTCGATGAAACCATCGTCAACATCATCGTCCGTCGCAACCTTGATGACCGCAGCAAGAAATCTGCGCCCAAATGGAAGCGCACCATCAGAACCGCCGAATGGTTGACCGCCAACCTCCCTGCAGACAGTTCGCTACAACTCTACACCTTCAACACCGAGTCCTCTCCCACCGTAGCTGATCTGAAGAACAAGTGGGTTAAGACCTCTGACAACAAGAATATCAAACGCATGCTGGCAGCGCTCAAACAGACCACTCCACAGGGGGGGACCAGCCTCTACAACGCCTTTGCTGCGGCCGCGCGCATGAAACCGCGTCCGGACAATATCCTCCTGCTCACCGACGGTCTCCCCACCCAGGGGGAGAAAAAGAGTTCGAAGAACACCATATCGGGCGATGAGCGCCTGAAGCTATTCCATCAGGCGACCGGAGTTCTTCCCAGAGCCGTGCCGATCAATACCATCCTCTTCCCGATGGAAGGCGACCCCATGGCAGCGGTCTCTTTCTGGAAACTCGCCATAGAGACAGGTGGATCTTTCCTCACCCCAACGAGGGATTGGCCATGA